One Natrinema halophilum genomic window carries:
- a CDS encoding acetamidase/formamidase family protein, with amino-acid sequence MSQQGIQQELFVDQYTLGLVGPDQQWAGTVANGGTITTYTPPGCWGPMITPEFRGGHEVTRPIRVEGASVGDAVALHIREVEVTSLATSTGSMAERENAFGDDPFVDHRCPECGTEWPETTVEGTGEDAIVCADCGANASSFGFEYGYTVAFDEDRTVGITLDEDGAHELAETADEVMDIPDNSRQHPILLYEPGEMPGTLGRLRPFIGNVGTTPAVTMPDSHNAGDFGQFLIGAEHEYGLESEAELDARTDGHMDVPQVRPGATLICPVKIDGAGIYVGDLHANQGDGELSLHTTDVSGTVTMDVEIVEGLELDGPILLPPAEDLPFISKPYSDEEREAGRKLGDEHGVEVEDEMGPIQVIGTGATINDATQNAFDRTTKLLDMSEGEVRSRCTFTGGVQIGRLPGVVQLDMLAPIADLEDRGIAHLVCDQYDL; translated from the coding sequence ATGTCACAGCAAGGAATTCAACAGGAGCTATTCGTCGACCAGTACACGCTCGGTCTCGTCGGCCCCGATCAACAATGGGCGGGAACCGTCGCGAACGGTGGGACGATCACGACGTATACGCCGCCGGGCTGCTGGGGACCGATGATTACACCCGAGTTCCGTGGGGGCCACGAGGTGACCAGGCCGATCCGCGTCGAAGGCGCGTCGGTCGGTGATGCCGTCGCACTCCACATCCGCGAGGTCGAGGTGACGAGCCTCGCGACGAGTACCGGATCGATGGCCGAGCGAGAGAACGCGTTCGGCGACGATCCGTTCGTCGACCACCGTTGTCCGGAGTGTGGAACCGAGTGGCCCGAGACGACTGTGGAAGGGACCGGTGAGGACGCGATCGTATGCGCCGATTGCGGCGCAAACGCCTCCTCGTTCGGCTTCGAGTACGGGTATACCGTCGCCTTCGATGAGGACCGCACCGTCGGAATCACGCTCGACGAAGACGGTGCACACGAACTCGCCGAAACCGCCGACGAAGTGATGGACATTCCGGACAACTCCCGACAACATCCCATCCTGCTGTACGAACCTGGCGAAATGCCCGGCACGCTGGGACGGTTGCGCCCGTTTATCGGCAACGTCGGCACGACCCCGGCGGTTACGATGCCCGACTCCCACAACGCGGGTGACTTCGGCCAGTTCCTTATCGGAGCAGAACACGAGTACGGCCTCGAGAGCGAAGCCGAACTCGATGCTCGAACTGACGGTCACATGGACGTTCCGCAGGTGCGCCCGGGCGCGACGCTGATCTGCCCCGTCAAGATCGACGGTGCGGGAATCTACGTCGGTGACCTGCACGCAAACCAGGGCGACGGCGAACTCTCGCTACATACGACCGACGTAAGCGGTACCGTCACGATGGACGTCGAAATCGTCGAGGGCCTCGAACTCGACGGCCCGATTCTCCTCCCCCCTGCGGAAGATCTCCCGTTCATCAGCAAACCTTACAGCGACGAGGAACGCGAAGCAGGCCGTAAACTCGGCGACGAACACGGCGTCGAGGTCGAGGACGAAATGGGGCCGATTCAGGTAATCGGCACGGGCGCGACCATCAACGACGCCACGCAGAACGCATTCGACCGTACGACCAAACTGCTCGATATGAGCGAAGGCGAAGTCCGCTCCCGCTGTACGTTCACCGGGGGCGTACAGATCGGTCGGCTTCCCGGCGTCGTTCAACTGGACATGCTCGCGCCGATAGCCGACCTCGAGGACCGCGGCATCGCTCATCTGGTGTGCGACCAGTACGATCTGTAG
- a CDS encoding DUF7576 family protein: protein MTDSTDEDVSECHQCGDTVGPSADQRVVTTVEDGTAVYQYFCNDECFEAWELSSSA from the coding sequence ATGACTGACTCGACCGATGAGGACGTATCCGAGTGTCACCAGTGCGGCGATACCGTCGGACCGTCTGCCGATCAGCGTGTCGTGACGACAGTCGAAGACGGAACGGCAGTGTACCAGTACTTCTGTAACGACGAATGTTTCGAAGCCTGGGAGTTGTCGAGTTCCGCTTGA
- a CDS encoding formyltetrahydrofolate deformylase — protein sequence MAALTTDVTEITVIGEDDTGLVARVTSLLFERGVNIEDLDQAVRDDVFRMYLAVDTSEMVCTETTLREDLNELGDDLGLDVQVRFPADRETQQIAVLVTKESHCLEAMFEAWANDNLGADIGVVIGNHDDLQPLAEHYDVPFHDIGDEGGQQNEEQLLELLAEYDVDLIVLARYMRILSPNVVFRYEDRIINVHPSLLPAFPGAEAYRQAVEEGVRVAGVTAHYVTTDLDQGPIITQRAFDVPDDADLEEMKRRGQPLEADALLEAVQLHLNGDVSVHRGRTSVRENGDSYQLGLPAEIREFTPDRPVDGIGSAVADNQ from the coding sequence GTGGCAGCGTTGACGACCGACGTAACCGAAATTACGGTGATCGGAGAGGACGACACCGGGCTCGTCGCCCGAGTGACTAGCCTTCTGTTCGAGCGCGGGGTCAACATCGAAGACCTCGATCAAGCGGTCCGCGACGACGTTTTTCGGATGTATCTGGCCGTCGATACCTCCGAGATGGTCTGTACGGAGACGACGCTCCGCGAAGACCTCAACGAGCTCGGAGACGACCTCGGACTGGACGTTCAGGTCAGGTTTCCCGCCGACCGCGAGACCCAGCAGATCGCCGTCCTCGTCACCAAGGAAAGTCACTGCCTCGAAGCGATGTTCGAGGCCTGGGCCAACGACAACCTCGGGGCGGACATCGGCGTCGTCATCGGAAATCACGACGACCTCCAGCCCCTGGCCGAACACTACGACGTGCCGTTTCACGACATCGGCGACGAGGGCGGCCAACAAAACGAGGAGCAACTCCTCGAGTTACTCGCAGAGTACGACGTCGATCTGATCGTTCTCGCACGATACATGCGCATCCTCAGCCCGAACGTCGTCTTCCGCTACGAGGACCGCATCATCAACGTTCACCCCTCGCTGTTACCGGCGTTCCCCGGTGCGGAGGCGTACCGGCAGGCCGTCGAGGAAGGGGTCCGCGTCGCCGGCGTCACCGCCCACTATGTGACGACCGACCTCGATCAGGGGCCGATTATTACCCAGCGCGCGTTCGACGTCCCCGACGATGCCGACCTCGAAGAGATGAAGCGACGCGGCCAACCGCTGGAAGCCGATGCCCTGCTCGAGGCCGTCCAACTTCACCTCAACGGTGACGTTTCGGTTCACCGCGGCCGAACGTCGGTCCGCGAGAACGGCGATAGCTATCAACTCGGCCTGCCCGCCGAGATCCGAGAATTCACGCCGGATCGGCCCGTCGACGGCATCGGGAGTGCAGTCGCCGACAATCAGTAG
- a CDS encoding HalOD1 output domain-containing protein yields the protein MTATPHDYGRSRIDRERKTAFVSHDWTGTDSLTTTIISTVAELSGSDPTEVERLYDRIDPESLETLFAPTAGAAARNIGQVSFQLEAYTITVHATGDIVVTRAV from the coding sequence ATGACGGCTACACCACACGATTACGGACGATCGCGAATCGATCGCGAACGGAAGACCGCGTTCGTTTCACACGACTGGACGGGAACTGACTCGCTGACGACGACCATCATATCGACAGTTGCGGAGCTCTCGGGGTCCGACCCGACCGAGGTAGAACGCCTCTACGATCGAATCGATCCCGAAAGCCTCGAAACGCTCTTCGCACCGACGGCTGGAGCTGCGGCCCGAAACATCGGACAGGTGTCGTTCCAGCTGGAAGCGTATACGATCACCGTCCACGCGACGGGCGATATCGTCGTCACACGGGCGGTATGA
- the purS gene encoding phosphoribosylformylglycinamidine synthase subunit PurS → MTAYTATVTVRLKHGVLDPEAETTKGALKRLGFDLEDLRSADRFEIDLEADSADGARYRAGEMAERLLANPTIHDYDVEVDER, encoded by the coding sequence ATGACCGCCTACACCGCGACGGTGACGGTTCGACTCAAACACGGCGTGCTCGACCCGGAGGCCGAGACCACGAAGGGCGCCCTGAAGCGGCTGGGATTCGATCTCGAGGATCTGCGGTCGGCTGACCGCTTCGAGATCGACCTCGAGGCCGACTCCGCAGACGGCGCTCGATATCGCGCGGGCGAAATGGCCGAACGCCTCCTCGCGAATCCGACCATCCACGATTACGACGTGGAGGTCGACGAACGGTAG
- the purQ gene encoding phosphoribosylformylglycinamidine synthase I: protein MTVSIIRFGGSNCDRDAERALEHLDIDARIVWHEDGLPAETTGIILPGGFSYGDYLRAGAMAARSPIMAEIREAAAEGVPVLGICNGAQVGCESGLTEGAFTTNESARFQCEHVYLRVERDDTPWTVAYDEGDVIEVPIAHGEGRYEIDDDRLMELENEDRILFRYCDETGETGPEVNPNGSKHNIAGVLGDRHTVAVLMPHPERASLPDVGPTDGQGILEGFVRVETSI from the coding sequence GTGACAGTCTCTATCATCCGCTTCGGTGGCTCGAACTGCGATCGCGACGCAGAGCGCGCCCTCGAGCATCTCGATATCGACGCACGAATCGTCTGGCACGAGGACGGTCTGCCGGCGGAGACGACGGGCATCATCCTCCCGGGTGGGTTCTCCTACGGGGATTATCTCCGCGCCGGTGCGATGGCGGCTCGATCACCGATCATGGCCGAGATCCGCGAGGCTGCAGCCGAGGGCGTTCCAGTCCTCGGAATCTGCAACGGTGCCCAGGTCGGCTGCGAGTCCGGACTCACCGAGGGAGCGTTCACGACGAACGAGAGCGCGCGTTTTCAGTGCGAACACGTCTATCTGCGCGTCGAGCGTGACGACACTCCCTGGACCGTCGCCTACGACGAAGGTGACGTCATCGAAGTCCCAATCGCCCACGGAGAAGGTCGATACGAGATCGACGATGACCGACTGATGGAACTCGAGAACGAAGACCGGATCCTCTTTCGATACTGCGATGAAACCGGCGAGACGGGTCCAGAAGTAAACCCTAATGGGTCCAAACACAACATCGCCGGTGTTCTCGGCGATCGCCACACAGTCGCTGTCTTGATGCCCCATCCCGAACGCGCCAGCCTGCCCGACGTGGGACCGACCGACGGCCAGGGCATCCTCGAGGGCTTCGTTCGCGTTGAAACGTCCATCTAG
- a CDS encoding PAS domain S-box protein, with translation MGTTIGPNTRIVSAVPDAGTTVECALDDLGVTIDAVQTAEACLRQIPSADGVVIADTLPDTTVVDFCADIRSRRAEIPIVVYPANGSEALAGAVVAAGADAYVPRTQGTETLIDRLRELVAADRVDTTDPTDATTAIPSTTVDVPSDRFQQFIERLPLAVIEWTLEDEIRTWNPAATELFGYTEDEAVGESAVELLVPERDRDTVYELQEAIVEDGFDGDPFWQVDTNVRKDGRQVTCEWINIPKAITSGPDNEVASVLSIARDVTEEQKRANALEERLRAERDRFMALFENVPDAVISVSQLEDGPIVEKANPAFERIFGYEEAEIVGTQIDQIIVPRDRMTDAETLNRQGSRGEIGTAEVKRQTSDGLRDFRLRVVPMETDGSSDRAFALYTDITTQKQRQKRLEILNRVLRHDLRNGMNIIDGCAEMLTDGIDDEDRKYADIIQERTDELIDLAEKTRTVERILDRDEIVDGPIDLTAAIERAVSNLESAHPSVDITCSVPDRSFAQADEYLQTAIYQLLENAVEHNDRARPTIEVTLADSPDDEFLSLSISDDGPGIPDDEQDLLEGDKEITQLRHASGLGLWLVNWAVTRTGGHLSFTDNDPRGTVVTIEVPRASVESITAASDGTATGD, from the coding sequence ATGGGTACGACTATCGGACCAAACACTCGCATCGTCAGTGCGGTACCCGACGCGGGTACCACCGTTGAATGCGCTCTCGATGACCTCGGCGTTACGATCGACGCAGTCCAGACTGCAGAGGCCTGTTTGAGGCAGATACCGAGTGCTGATGGGGTCGTGATAGCGGACACGCTCCCCGACACGACGGTCGTCGATTTCTGTGCAGATATTCGATCTCGGAGAGCCGAAATCCCGATCGTCGTCTACCCGGCGAACGGAAGTGAAGCGCTTGCAGGCGCGGTCGTCGCAGCGGGGGCCGATGCATACGTCCCTCGCACGCAGGGAACTGAAACCCTCATCGACCGGCTGCGCGAGTTGGTGGCCGCCGATAGAGTCGACACAACCGATCCAACCGACGCTACTACCGCGATACCGTCGACCACAGTCGACGTCCCATCAGATCGCTTTCAGCAATTTATCGAACGGTTACCACTTGCGGTCATCGAATGGACCCTCGAGGATGAAATACGAACCTGGAACCCGGCGGCGACGGAACTGTTCGGCTACACCGAAGACGAGGCGGTCGGCGAATCGGCCGTAGAACTGCTCGTGCCGGAGCGAGACAGGGACACAGTCTACGAACTACAGGAAGCCATCGTCGAGGACGGTTTCGACGGCGATCCGTTCTGGCAGGTCGATACGAACGTCCGGAAAGACGGGAGGCAGGTCACCTGCGAGTGGATTAACATACCGAAGGCCATCACTTCGGGTCCCGACAACGAGGTCGCCAGTGTTCTCTCCATCGCGCGAGACGTCACCGAGGAACAAAAGCGCGCGAACGCGCTCGAGGAACGCCTGCGGGCGGAGCGAGATCGGTTTATGGCACTGTTCGAGAACGTGCCAGACGCAGTCATTAGTGTCAGCCAACTCGAGGACGGTCCGATCGTCGAGAAGGCAAATCCGGCGTTCGAACGGATTTTCGGCTACGAGGAAGCTGAAATCGTCGGCACTCAGATCGATCAGATCATCGTTCCACGCGATCGGATGACCGACGCGGAAACCCTCAATCGACAGGGCAGCCGTGGTGAAATCGGTACGGCGGAAGTGAAACGACAAACGTCGGACGGTCTACGCGACTTCAGGCTTCGCGTCGTTCCGATGGAAACGGATGGATCGTCGGATCGTGCGTTCGCCCTCTACACCGACATCACCACACAGAAACAGCGACAGAAACGACTCGAGATCCTCAACCGCGTACTGCGTCACGATCTGCGCAACGGAATGAACATCATCGACGGGTGTGCGGAAATGCTCACAGACGGCATCGACGACGAGGACCGCAAATACGCCGATATCATCCAGGAGCGCACGGACGAACTCATCGACCTCGCAGAGAAAACACGCACCGTCGAGCGGATCCTCGACCGCGATGAGATCGTAGACGGACCGATCGACCTCACTGCAGCGATCGAACGGGCAGTCTCGAACCTCGAAAGCGCCCATCCCAGCGTCGACATCACCTGCTCGGTACCGGACCGAAGCTTCGCTCAGGCCGACGAGTACCTCCAGACGGCCATCTACCAGCTCCTCGAAAACGCCGTCGAACACAACGATCGGGCGCGTCCGACCATCGAGGTGACACTGGCGGACAGTCCGGACGACGAGTTCCTCTCGCTTTCGATCTCGGACGACGGTCCCGGGATACCCGACGATGAGCAAGACCTGCTCGAGGGTGACAAGGAGATCACGCAACTCAGACACGCGAGCGGCCTCGGCCTCTGGCTGGTCAATTGGGCCGTTACCCGGACGGGCGGTCACCTAAGCTTCACGGACAACGACCCTCGTGGTACCGTCGTCACCATCGAAGTGCCCCGAGCCAGCGTGGAATCGATCACGGCGGCAAGCGACGGAACGGCAACCGGAGATTAG
- a CDS encoding ABC transporter ATP-binding protein: protein MSEDRSLLEVDSLEKHFPMTRGVLNDEIGRVQAVDGISFEIAEGETFGIVGESGCGKSTAARTILRLEEPTGGTVRFDGRDVTGYDRAELKRFRREAQLLFQDPDSSLDPRMSVGESLAEPLIVHGMKDRERRRSIIESLLARVGLQADDIDRYPHEFSGGQKQRIGLARALVLNPRLLVADEPVSALDVSVQAEILELMADLQEEFGLSILLISHNLGVVRHICDRVGVMYLGKLVEVGPAADLFSNPKHPYTSALVSAIPSADPSQRGRRVGLEGDVPDPANPPSGCRFHTRCPEVIPPNEYDIEQETWRAILDFKQRIESGMTTDELFELVYPALAEEREGPCQLLEADVDDALRSEYELDVPLEDERIESVFASTVERLAVGDFAAARKLLDAELPTICQHSSPDLVAENGRRVSCHLIDERTVSEDPPARASDPVQVDEANE from the coding sequence ATGAGCGAGGACCGATCGTTGCTCGAGGTCGATTCCCTCGAGAAACACTTCCCGATGACTCGAGGGGTGTTGAACGACGAAATTGGGCGCGTGCAGGCCGTCGACGGGATCTCCTTCGAGATCGCCGAGGGCGAAACGTTCGGCATCGTCGGCGAGTCCGGGTGCGGGAAATCGACTGCGGCACGGACCATCCTTCGTCTCGAGGAGCCGACTGGCGGGACCGTTCGGTTTGATGGACGGGACGTTACCGGGTACGATCGAGCGGAGCTGAAGCGGTTCCGCCGCGAAGCACAGCTACTCTTTCAAGATCCCGATTCGAGTCTCGATCCGCGAATGAGCGTCGGCGAATCGCTTGCGGAGCCGCTGATCGTCCACGGCATGAAAGATCGCGAACGCCGCAGGTCGATTATCGAGTCGCTTCTCGCCCGCGTCGGGCTGCAAGCGGACGACATCGACCGATACCCCCACGAATTCTCGGGCGGGCAGAAACAGCGGATCGGACTCGCCCGGGCGCTCGTTTTGAATCCGCGACTGCTCGTTGCGGACGAACCAGTCAGTGCGCTCGACGTCTCAGTACAGGCCGAAATCCTCGAGCTTATGGCTGACCTTCAGGAGGAGTTTGGGCTGAGTATCCTTCTCATTAGCCATAATCTCGGGGTCGTTCGGCACATCTGCGATCGCGTCGGCGTTATGTACCTCGGAAAACTCGTGGAAGTCGGACCGGCAGCGGATCTGTTCTCGAATCCCAAGCATCCCTATACAAGTGCCCTGGTCTCGGCCATTCCCTCGGCCGACCCCTCTCAACGGGGACGACGTGTCGGACTCGAAGGCGACGTCCCCGATCCCGCAAATCCACCCAGCGGGTGTCGGTTCCACACTCGCTGTCCGGAGGTCATCCCGCCGAACGAATACGACATCGAACAGGAGACCTGGCGGGCGATCCTCGATTTCAAGCAACGGATCGAGTCGGGGATGACAACCGACGAACTGTTCGAACTGGTGTATCCTGCGTTGGCCGAAGAGCGCGAGGGTCCCTGCCAACTCCTCGAGGCCGACGTCGACGACGCGCTTCGTTCGGAGTACGAACTCGACGTTCCCCTCGAGGACGAGCGGATCGAATCGGTGTTCGCGAGCACCGTCGAACGGCTGGCGGTCGGGGACTTTGCCGCGGCCCGGAAGTTGCTCGACGCCGAGTTGCCGACGATCTGTCAGCACTCGAGTCCGGACCTCGTCGCAGAGAACGGACGGCGGGTCTCCTGTCATTTGATCGACGAGCGAACCGTCTCCGAGGACCCACCGGCACGCGCGAGCGATCCGGTCCAGGTGGACGAAGCAAACGAGTGA
- a CDS encoding ABC transporter ATP-binding protein: MTTEPLLSIQNLRTHFHTDDGVVEAVDGVSFDVNRGETVCLVGESGSGKTVTGESVTKLLPMPPAELVGDSVVFDGEDLGTASDARLRELRGDRIGHVFQNPEGALNPVYTVGYQIREAIDAHRDVSKATARRRAIDLLEDVGIPEATTRIDDYPHEFSGGMKQRVVIAMALACDPDLLIADEPTTALDVTIEAQILERFRELQAEYDMGIIFITHDLGIVAEIADTVVVMYAGKVMEIGSVEDIFENPAHPYTKALLDCLPGRSGLEPIPGTLPSPIDPPAGCRFHERCEYATEECHAGEQPPLSELRDGHRASCVHLCEGADSLPDVAGTPDANPHLGGGQ, translated from the coding sequence ATGACTACCGAACCACTACTCTCGATCCAGAACCTGCGAACGCACTTTCACACCGACGACGGAGTCGTCGAGGCGGTCGACGGCGTCAGCTTCGACGTGAATCGCGGTGAGACCGTCTGTCTCGTCGGTGAGAGCGGATCCGGAAAAACTGTGACGGGCGAATCGGTGACGAAGCTACTCCCGATGCCGCCCGCAGAACTCGTCGGGGATTCGGTCGTTTTCGACGGTGAGGACCTCGGTACCGCTTCCGACGCCAGGTTACGGGAGCTCCGCGGCGACCGGATCGGACACGTCTTCCAGAACCCGGAAGGAGCTCTCAATCCCGTTTACACCGTCGGCTACCAGATCCGGGAAGCGATCGACGCTCATCGCGACGTTTCGAAGGCGACGGCCCGTCGACGGGCGATCGACCTCCTCGAGGACGTCGGTATCCCCGAAGCTACCACCCGCATCGACGACTATCCTCACGAGTTCTCCGGCGGAATGAAACAGCGCGTCGTGATCGCGATGGCACTCGCCTGCGACCCGGACCTGTTGATCGCGGACGAGCCGACGACGGCCCTGGACGTTACGATAGAGGCACAGATACTCGAACGCTTCCGGGAGCTGCAGGCGGAATACGACATGGGTATCATCTTTATTACCCACGATCTCGGCATCGTCGCCGAGATCGCCGATACGGTCGTCGTCATGTACGCGGGGAAGGTGATGGAAATCGGCTCCGTCGAGGATATCTTCGAGAATCCGGCCCATCCCTACACGAAAGCACTACTCGACTGCCTTCCCGGCCGCTCAGGTCTCGAGCCGATCCCCGGAACGCTCCCCAGCCCGATCGACCCGCCGGCCGGGTGTCGGTTCCACGAACGGTGTGAGTACGCGACCGAGGAGTGTCACGCCGGTGAGCAGCCACCGTTGTCCGAACTCCGCGACGGTCATCGGGCGTCTTGCGTCCACCTGTGTGAGGGAGCAGATAGCCTTCCCGACGTAGCGGGGACGCCCGACGCGAACCCGCACCTCGGAGGTGGCCAATGA
- a CDS encoding ABC transporter permease has translation MNTDTRTDRGQDDIGFEDIDWDEYEDGFELTPTRIATLVTIGGIIFAWVLDALFAGNRHPLVAYEVGPLEFAPNPGNVEWLFTLTIAVLFFYGIVPLYQNPRMTRHYWAEFSKNRAAVVSLGFLGFVFLLAVFGPFIVGRPEIDITSPYQPPVFYRYLPGLEGGTWEHPLGTMQSGEDVLQIVVSGARVSMMVGLIGCLLIIVLASAVGTTAAYFGGLVDEALMRFVDIMLTFPTFFLILFVVYLYGGDLFTILLILGLTTWTATARLVRSEALQRTEEQYIDAAKNVGASEWWIITRHLVPNVSNTIITAATLAIPSLILYEAVLAFLGFGDPNVWSWGRAISVGRNDLQNAWWVATIPGLFLFLTVLAFNFLGDALRDALDPRHEQR, from the coding sequence ATGAATACGGACACACGAACCGACCGCGGTCAGGACGATATCGGCTTCGAAGATATCGACTGGGACGAGTACGAAGACGGGTTCGAACTGACGCCGACACGGATCGCGACGCTCGTCACGATAGGCGGGATCATATTCGCCTGGGTTCTCGACGCCCTGTTCGCCGGAAATCGTCACCCGCTCGTCGCGTACGAGGTGGGACCGCTCGAGTTCGCTCCGAACCCGGGGAACGTCGAGTGGCTATTTACCCTCACCATCGCGGTGTTGTTCTTCTACGGGATCGTCCCCCTGTATCAGAACCCGCGGATGACCCGCCACTACTGGGCGGAGTTCAGCAAAAACAGGGCCGCAGTGGTGAGTCTCGGCTTCCTCGGGTTCGTCTTTCTGCTGGCCGTGTTCGGGCCGTTCATCGTCGGCCGGCCCGAGATTGATATCACGAGCCCTTACCAGCCGCCGGTGTTCTACCGCTACCTTCCCGGTCTCGAGGGCGGGACCTGGGAGCATCCGCTCGGAACGATGCAGTCGGGCGAAGACGTCCTTCAGATCGTCGTCAGTGGCGCTCGGGTGAGCATGATGGTCGGTCTCATCGGTTGTCTGCTGATTATCGTTCTCGCCAGTGCAGTTGGAACGACCGCCGCCTACTTCGGGGGGCTGGTCGACGAGGCGTTGATGCGGTTCGTCGACATCATGCTCACGTTCCCGACGTTTTTCCTCATTCTATTCGTCGTCTACCTCTACGGCGGCGATCTGTTCACCATCCTTCTCATCCTCGGATTGACAACGTGGACGGCGACCGCACGGCTCGTCCGATCTGAGGCGCTTCAGCGCACCGAAGAGCAATACATCGATGCCGCAAAGAACGTCGGCGCGAGCGAGTGGTGGATCATTACGCGACACCTCGTTCCGAACGTCTCGAACACGATCATCACAGCTGCGACGCTCGCGATCCCGTCGCTCATCCTCTACGAGGCTGTCCTGGCGTTTCTCGGGTTCGGTGACCCGAACGTCTGGTCGTGGGGGCGGGCGATTTCCGTCGGCCGCAACGACCTCCAGAACGCGTGGTGGGTCGCGACGATTCCCGGACTCTTCCTCTTCCTGACGGTACTGGCTTTCAATTTCCTCGGCGATGCGTTGCGAGACGCGCTTGACCCCCGACACGAACAACGATGA
- a CDS encoding ABC transporter permease — MKRYIAKRLAWTVVATWITVTITFLLIDFSPISAGGATFVDQQVQSGMSVNEAKELYQHQLGYGDTVWERYANFMIGLVTLDWGWSTLYNQPVIDVITSSWIYSFQYVFPATVLSVVLGFGIGLYSATHQHTREDYAATLVAFTGISLPNFWFAIMLILLFSVQFDVLPSFYTTKHALLSLGNVKQLLLPIVVLGTSAIATEMRYARAESLEYVQAEFVKTARAKGLSEGEVTLRHIFRPAMVPLITILVGDVLGLLFAGGYVLEVIFQIPGLGLVSYQAIIQQDTPLVLATVLIPVLIAILGNLIQDVCYTVLDPRIDFGDRE; from the coding sequence ATGAAACGGTACATCGCGAAGCGACTTGCGTGGACTGTCGTCGCGACCTGGATCACGGTGACGATCACGTTCCTGCTCATCGACTTCTCGCCAATCTCCGCCGGCGGGGCCACGTTCGTCGATCAGCAGGTGCAATCGGGCATGAGCGTGAACGAAGCGAAAGAACTGTACCAGCACCAGCTCGGGTACGGAGACACCGTCTGGGAGCGATACGCGAATTTCATGATCGGGCTGGTGACCCTCGACTGGGGCTGGTCGACCCTGTACAACCAGCCGGTGATCGACGTCATCACGAGTTCCTGGATATACTCGTTCCAGTACGTGTTCCCTGCAACGGTGCTCTCTGTCGTTCTCGGGTTCGGAATCGGGCTGTACTCGGCGACTCACCAGCACACGAGAGAAGACTACGCGGCGACGCTGGTCGCGTTCACCGGCATCAGTCTCCCGAACTTCTGGTTCGCGATCATGCTCATCTTGCTTTTCAGCGTCCAGTTCGACGTGCTGCCGAGCTTCTACACCACCAAACACGCCCTCCTCTCTCTCGGGAACGTCAAGCAACTCCTCCTGCCGATCGTCGTTCTCGGGACGTCCGCAATCGCCACCGAGATGCGTTACGCCCGGGCGGAATCGCTCGAGTACGTTCAGGCGGAGTTCGTCAAAACGGCCCGGGCGAAAGGGCTCTCCGAGGGAGAGGTGACCCTCCGGCACATCTTTCGGCCGGCGATGGTGCCGTTGATCACGATCCTCGTCGGTGACGTTCTCGGGTTGTTGTTCGCCGGGGGCTACGTCCTCGAGGTGATCTTCCAGATCCCCGGGCTCGGGCTGGTCAGCTATCAGGCGATCATCCAGCAAGACACGCCGCTCGTCCTCGCGACGGTGCTCATACCAGTGTTAATCGCTATCCTCGGGAACCTGATTCAGGACGTCTGTTATACGGTTCTCGATCCGCGTATCGACTTCGGTGATCGCGAATGA